In Deltaproteobacteria bacterium, a single genomic region encodes these proteins:
- a CDS encoding GNAT family N-acetyltransferase — protein sequence MGLHVVSTRSLSSVDPAAWDALQHHGSPFLEHGFLRALERSRSIGPGSGWDPHYLLAEWVGPDAAADGPRELVGALACFVKHHSYGEYIFDFPWARAAQRSGIRYYPKLVVAAPVTPATGPRVLLRGADGRAPAPTTVADALIEAARGLADDADCSSIHWLFHREDEAPLLERHGFVSRASFQYHWRNPIATGGYPDFEAFLAGLTSRKRKQIRKERARAQAAVDDIAWIPGDQLDDDDIAAIDRFYRNTTDDHGGQDYLRPGFFEALRETLPHRIAWVRARRDGRTIAGALYLETDAALYGRYWGADLAIEFLHFELAYYQGIERCIARGLPLFEAGAQGEHKLLRGFAPSPTHSAHWIRHPGLRDGVLRFLAEERRAVAEASAELATLQPYKHAEAGRESTDPNDDP from the coding sequence ATGGGGCTACACGTCGTCTCGACTCGCTCGCTGTCGAGCGTCGATCCCGCGGCCTGGGACGCGCTGCAGCACCACGGCAGTCCGTTCCTCGAACACGGCTTCCTGCGCGCGCTCGAGCGATCGCGATCGATCGGGCCCGGGTCGGGCTGGGATCCCCACTATCTCCTGGCCGAATGGGTGGGTCCGGACGCGGCCGCGGATGGGCCGCGTGAGCTGGTCGGTGCGCTGGCCTGCTTCGTGAAACACCACAGCTACGGCGAGTACATCTTCGACTTCCCGTGGGCACGCGCGGCCCAGCGCAGCGGCATTCGCTACTACCCCAAGCTGGTGGTCGCGGCCCCGGTGACACCCGCGACCGGCCCGCGCGTGCTGCTGCGCGGCGCCGACGGACGGGCGCCCGCGCCGACGACGGTCGCCGACGCGCTGATCGAGGCCGCACGGGGGCTCGCCGACGACGCCGACTGCTCGTCGATCCACTGGTTGTTCCACCGCGAGGACGAGGCCCCGCTGCTCGAGCGCCACGGCTTCGTGTCGCGGGCCAGCTTCCAGTACCACTGGCGCAACCCCATCGCGACCGGGGGCTACCCCGACTTCGAGGCGTTCCTCGCGGGGCTGACCTCGCGCAAGCGCAAGCAGATCCGCAAGGAGCGTGCGCGGGCCCAAGCCGCGGTCGACGACATCGCGTGGATCCCCGGCGACCAGCTCGACGACGACGACATCGCCGCGATCGATCGCTTCTACCGCAACACCACCGACGATCACGGCGGACAGGACTACCTGCGACCGGGCTTCTTCGAGGCCCTGCGCGAGACGCTGCCGCATCGCATCGCATGGGTGCGTGCGCGACGGGATGGCCGAACGATCGCCGGCGCGCTGTACCTCGAGACCGACGCAGCGCTGTACGGCCGCTACTGGGGCGCCGATCTCGCGATCGAGTTCCTCCACTTCGAGCTCGCCTACTACCAGGGCATCGAGCGTTGCATCGCACGCGGCCTGCCGCTGTTCGAGGCCGGGGCACAGGGCGAGCACAAGCTGCTGCGTGGGTTCGCGCCGTCGCCGACCCACAGCGCGCACTGGATCCGCCACCCGGGCCTGCGTGACGGCGTGCTGCGCTTCCTCGCCGAGGAGCGTCGCGCGGTCGCCGAGGCCAGCGCGGAGCTGGCCACGCTGCAGCCCTACAAGCACGCCGAGGCCGGGCGCGAGTCCACCGATCCAAACGACGATCCCTGA
- a CDS encoding serine/threonine protein kinase: MLVSAVIDDGGDVRGPITSGTEADSLGDLVRAKPPAPTLERGRTIGRYVVLYELGSGGMGVVYAAYDPELDRKVALKLLHADSTSTRGRQRLMREAKAIAKLSHPNVVTVHDVGTYEGRVFVAMEYVDGVTLRQWLRERARPWPEALAVLCAAGAGLAAAHAAELIHRDFKPDNVLVDRRGRVVVLDFGLARRAQSRDDDDASASRSNHSLRRASRELDAVPERDRPPGGPEAPKPGDLDAELTRTGALLGTPAYMAPEQHLGNLVDARSDQFSFCVVLWEAVYGVRPFRGESATSTAVSVVRGMLEEPPRGTGVPSWLRRVLTRGLSVDPSARFPDVHVLLAELHRVRARRLRRRIATASAVVGACAIASLAFVLVTRDATACTHAALRMVGVWDDEIRGELRGAFERSGATYAETAATSVTQTLDGYAQRWIQQHREACEATHVHKEQSQELLDLRMACLRARLGELDALVDELVAADANVVEHAVEAASGLGRVELCDDPGALTASGWRSTPTNPNDAERVESLRERLADARAKEAAGRYEAAQIIAEEVQGRAGVLEFAPLSAEVQLRLGSVLEKRGEFEQAEHALLEAVWQADAAHHDELGADAWVRLVWVTGVERSDVETGELWSRFADAAVRRAGDDELARATLVHNQGGLRYRQRRLEEAFSLYREALEAQRRLLGPDDPVVAMTLNHMGNVKIEQADYATAREYVTRSLELRKRVLGAMHPKVAASINNLAAIDLRLQHFDDALARADEALAIVRGTGGMEESIALDIAIEAATGTGNVERRAREAERLVELRERTGSADPGPIAAAVRALAAAREAQQRDADAVSLLERAAALQRSGDPNAAARALLEVERVQRRRGDQVAGDDARSRARALAGTASTRDEALLRRLAAPSATVETLLGE; this comes from the coding sequence ATGCTGGTGTCGGCCGTGATCGACGACGGTGGCGACGTGCGCGGCCCGATCACCTCGGGCACCGAGGCCGACAGTCTCGGCGATCTCGTGCGTGCGAAGCCGCCGGCGCCGACGCTCGAGCGGGGCCGCACCATCGGACGCTACGTCGTGCTGTACGAGCTGGGTTCGGGCGGCATGGGCGTGGTCTATGCCGCCTACGACCCCGAGCTCGATCGCAAGGTCGCGCTCAAGCTGCTGCACGCCGACTCGACCAGCACACGCGGCCGCCAACGACTGATGCGCGAGGCCAAGGCGATCGCGAAGCTCTCGCATCCCAACGTCGTGACCGTGCACGACGTCGGCACCTACGAAGGCCGCGTCTTCGTGGCGATGGAGTACGTCGACGGCGTCACGCTGCGGCAGTGGCTGCGCGAGCGCGCGCGCCCGTGGCCCGAGGCGCTGGCGGTGTTGTGCGCGGCCGGGGCCGGGCTCGCGGCCGCCCACGCCGCCGAGCTGATCCACCGCGACTTCAAGCCCGACAACGTCCTGGTCGATCGTCGTGGTCGCGTGGTCGTGCTGGACTTCGGGCTCGCACGGCGCGCGCAGAGCCGCGACGACGACGATGCCAGCGCCTCGCGCAGCAACCACTCGCTGCGTCGTGCGTCACGCGAGCTCGACGCGGTGCCCGAGCGCGATCGTCCGCCCGGCGGGCCGGAGGCCCCCAAGCCCGGTGACCTCGACGCCGAGCTCACGCGCACCGGCGCGCTGCTCGGCACGCCGGCATACATGGCCCCGGAGCAGCACCTCGGCAACCTCGTCGACGCGCGCAGCGATCAGTTCTCGTTCTGCGTGGTGCTGTGGGAGGCGGTCTACGGCGTGCGCCCGTTCCGGGGCGAGAGCGCAACCAGCACCGCCGTCAGCGTGGTGCGGGGCATGCTCGAGGAGCCGCCGCGCGGCACCGGGGTGCCGTCGTGGCTGCGTCGCGTGCTGACGCGAGGCCTCTCGGTCGACCCCAGCGCGCGCTTCCCCGACGTACACGTGCTGCTCGCCGAGCTGCACCGCGTGCGCGCGCGTCGGCTGCGGCGACGCATCGCCACCGCCAGCGCGGTGGTCGGCGCCTGCGCGATCGCTTCGCTGGCCTTCGTGCTGGTCACGCGCGATGCGACCGCCTGCACCCACGCCGCCCTGCGCATGGTCGGCGTGTGGGACGACGAGATCCGTGGCGAGCTCCGCGGTGCTTTCGAGCGCAGCGGTGCGACCTATGCCGAGACCGCTGCGACCAGCGTGACGCAGACCCTCGACGGCTACGCGCAGCGGTGGATACAGCAGCATCGCGAGGCGTGCGAGGCCACCCACGTGCACAAGGAGCAGTCGCAGGAGCTGCTCGATCTCCGCATGGCGTGTCTACGGGCCCGACTGGGCGAGCTCGATGCGCTGGTCGACGAGCTGGTGGCGGCCGACGCCAACGTCGTCGAGCACGCGGTCGAGGCCGCATCGGGTCTCGGGCGCGTCGAGCTGTGCGACGACCCCGGCGCGCTGACGGCCAGCGGCTGGCGCAGCACGCCGACCAACCCCAACGACGCGGAGCGGGTCGAGTCGCTGCGCGAACGACTGGCCGACGCGCGCGCGAAGGAGGCCGCTGGCCGCTACGAAGCCGCTCAGATCATCGCCGAGGAGGTCCAGGGGCGCGCCGGTGTGCTGGAGTTCGCGCCGCTGTCGGCGGAGGTGCAGCTACGACTCGGCAGCGTGCTGGAGAAGCGCGGCGAGTTCGAGCAGGCCGAGCACGCCCTGCTCGAGGCGGTGTGGCAGGCCGACGCAGCGCACCACGACGAGCTCGGTGCAGACGCGTGGGTGCGCCTGGTGTGGGTCACCGGCGTCGAGCGCAGCGACGTCGAGACCGGTGAGCTGTGGAGCCGCTTCGCCGACGCTGCCGTCCGACGTGCCGGCGACGACGAACTCGCGCGCGCCACCCTCGTGCACAACCAAGGTGGGCTGCGCTACCGGCAGCGCCGACTCGAGGAGGCATTCTCGCTGTACCGCGAGGCCCTCGAGGCCCAGCGCCGGCTGCTCGGCCCCGACGATCCCGTGGTCGCGATGACGCTCAATCACATGGGCAACGTCAAGATCGAGCAGGCCGACTACGCGACCGCACGCGAGTACGTGACGCGCTCGCTCGAGCTGCGAAAGCGCGTGCTCGGGGCCATGCACCCGAAGGTCGCCGCGTCGATCAACAACCTCGCAGCAATCGACCTGCGACTGCAGCACTTCGACGACGCGCTCGCGCGGGCCGACGAGGCGCTCGCGATCGTTCGCGGCACGGGTGGCATGGAGGAATCCATCGCGCTCGACATTGCGATCGAGGCCGCGACCGGCACCGGCAACGTCGAACGTCGAGCCCGCGAGGCCGAGCGTCTGGTCGAGCTTCGCGAGCGAACCGGCTCGGCCGACCCGGGCCCGATCGCCGCGGCGGTGCGGGCACTGGCCGCCGCCCGCGAGGCCCAGCAGCGCGACGCCGACGCGGTGTCGCTGCTCGAACGTGCCGCCGCGCTGCAGCGCAGCGGCGACCCCAACGCGGCCGCGCGCGCGCTACTCGAGGTCGAGCGAGTGCAGCGGCGACGCGGCGATCAAGTCGCTGGCGACGATGCTCGCAGCCGCGCTCGCGCGCTCGCAGGCACCGCGAGCACGCGCGACGAAGCGCTCTTGCGACGACTCGCCGCGCCGTCGGCGACGGTCGAGACGCTACTCGGTGAGTGA
- a CDS encoding alkene reductase yields MASCGSLARGTCYRHRDVDWSRSATVRSSVPRLAGPGARTYPAAFPSNGVRTVPDLFSPLALGRIELRNRIVMAPMTRSRALGNVPNPLMAEYYAQRATAGLIITEGVAPLPEGLGYARIPGLFSPAQIEGWRGVTDAVHGAGGRIFAQLMHVGRIAHQLNLPAGANVLAPSAVTAEGPMYTDQQGPQPMSAPAAMTEAELAAARDGYVQAARNAITAGFDGIELHGANGYLLEQFLSPHTNRREDGYGGSVAARARFVLEVVDASAKAIGADRVGIRLSPYNTYNDMRVHPEVDAQYVAVAEGLRKVGIAYVHLVGNPHEAAPATHARVRSAFGGITIANGGFDGERARATVADGGADLISFGRPFIANPDLVERLRGRSPLAAPNPATFYTPGGEGYVDYPRASEQGA; encoded by the coding sequence ATGGCCAGCTGCGGAAGCCTTGCACGGGGTACTTGTTACCGCCACCGCGACGTGGATTGGTCACGCTCGGCGACAGTGCGTTCGAGCGTGCCGCGGTTGGCGGGCCCGGGGGCGCGCACTTACCCTGCGGCCTTCCCCTCGAACGGAGTCAGAACCGTGCCCGATCTCTTCTCGCCCCTCGCACTCGGCCGCATCGAGCTGCGCAACCGCATCGTGATGGCCCCGATGACGCGCTCGCGCGCGCTCGGCAACGTGCCCAACCCGCTCATGGCCGAGTACTACGCCCAGCGGGCGACCGCGGGGCTCATCATCACCGAGGGCGTCGCGCCGCTGCCCGAGGGGCTCGGCTATGCGCGCATCCCCGGGCTGTTCTCGCCGGCGCAGATCGAGGGCTGGCGCGGGGTCACCGATGCCGTGCACGGCGCGGGCGGACGGATCTTCGCGCAGCTCATGCACGTCGGACGCATCGCCCACCAACTCAACCTGCCCGCCGGTGCCAACGTGTTGGCCCCCAGCGCGGTGACGGCCGAAGGTCCGATGTACACCGATCAGCAGGGGCCGCAGCCGATGAGCGCGCCCGCGGCGATGACCGAGGCCGAGCTCGCGGCGGCGCGCGACGGCTACGTGCAGGCGGCACGCAACGCGATCACGGCGGGCTTCGACGGCATCGAGCTCCACGGCGCCAACGGCTACCTGCTCGAGCAGTTCCTCTCGCCGCACACCAACCGCCGCGAGGATGGCTACGGCGGATCGGTCGCGGCGCGCGCCCGCTTCGTGCTCGAGGTCGTCGACGCGAGCGCCAAGGCAATCGGTGCCGACCGCGTGGGCATCCGGCTGTCGCCCTACAACACGTACAATGACATGCGCGTCCACCCCGAGGTCGACGCGCAGTACGTCGCGGTCGCCGAGGGCCTGCGCAAGGTCGGGATCGCCTACGTGCACCTGGTCGGCAATCCCCACGAGGCCGCGCCGGCGACCCACGCCCGGGTGCGCAGCGCGTTCGGCGGGATCACCATCGCCAACGGCGGATTCGATGGCGAGCGCGCGCGCGCAACCGTGGCCGACGGTGGCGCGGACCTGATCTCGTTCGGGCGCCCGTTCATCGCCAACCCCGATCTCGTCGAGCGACTGCGCGGACGCTCGCCGCTCGCGGCGCCGAACCCCGCCACCTTCTATACGCCCGGTGGCGAAGGCTATGTGGATTACCCGCGCGCGTCGGAGCAAGGCGCGTAG
- a CDS encoding glutathione S-transferase N-terminal domain-containing protein has translation MELRIFGTITSPFVRRVRIVALELGVPHVLVDTNDDDGQRALRERTPLWKVPIVEVVGNGPGPLRDGALVFDSRTITEALVRHLGPGPLRADHVDDLELANVVSVVDGALDSLINTLYLSRDGVTAQQAAYVRKQHDRAAAAMAWLEDRIDDRADGLALRRASADCAGAPGLPEIALATALGWMQFRKTYPIERHPRLWRCFESLDARDSFTRTRPTG, from the coding sequence ATGGAACTGCGCATCTTCGGTACCATCACCTCGCCCTTCGTCCGTCGCGTCCGCATCGTGGCGCTCGAGCTCGGTGTGCCCCACGTGCTCGTGGACACCAACGACGACGACGGGCAGCGAGCACTACGGGAGCGGACCCCGCTGTGGAAGGTCCCGATCGTCGAGGTCGTCGGCAACGGCCCGGGGCCGCTGCGCGACGGCGCGCTGGTGTTCGACTCGCGCACGATCACCGAGGCGCTCGTGCGACACCTCGGGCCCGGCCCACTGCGGGCCGACCACGTCGACGACCTCGAGCTCGCCAACGTCGTGAGCGTCGTCGACGGCGCGCTCGACTCGCTGATCAACACGCTGTACCTGTCGCGCGACGGCGTCACCGCCCAGCAGGCCGCCTACGTCCGCAAGCAGCACGACCGCGCGGCTGCGGCGATGGCCTGGCTCGAGGACCGCATCGACGACCGCGCCGACGGCCTCGCGCTGCGGCGCGCGTCCGCCGACTGCGCCGGCGCGCCGGGTCTGCCTGAGATCGCGCTCGCCACCGCGCTGGGGTGGATGCAGTTCCGCAAGACCTACCCGATCGAGCGGCACCCGCGGCTTTGGCGCTGCTTCGAGTCACTCGACGCGCGCGACAGCTTCACGCGCACGCGTCCCACCGGGTGA
- a CDS encoding TetR/AcrR family transcriptional regulator — protein sequence MTGLGDVDAFREAIIGASLELGQALGEDGVTMRAIATKLGTSATTLYTCFESKAAIMRELRMRGLLMLARALEDGLALPSPRESLHAVARCYIAFARDNPWLYSLLFIEDTPLAEAILPPQHPQLISIVDDLRGRLIERYTAVVGRPPGDANRFFAKWWSAAHGVSALLITRRIRNEHPVLPIDDIDAFLDEYIRATTDGLLG from the coding sequence ATGACAGGGCTCGGGGACGTGGACGCCTTCCGCGAGGCAATCATCGGTGCGAGCTTGGAGCTCGGCCAAGCCTTGGGGGAGGACGGCGTCACCATGCGGGCGATCGCCACGAAGCTCGGCACCAGCGCCACGACGCTGTACACGTGCTTCGAGAGCAAGGCCGCGATCATGCGCGAGCTGAGGATGCGTGGCCTGCTGATGCTGGCCCGCGCACTCGAAGACGGCCTCGCCCTGCCGTCGCCGCGGGAGTCGCTGCATGCGGTCGCGCGCTGCTACATCGCCTTCGCCCGCGACAACCCGTGGCTCTACTCGCTGCTCTTCATCGAAGACACCCCGCTGGCCGAGGCCATCCTCCCGCCCCAGCATCCGCAGCTCATCAGCATCGTCGACGACCTGCGCGGGCGGCTGATCGAGCGCTACACCGCGGTGGTCGGGCGTCCGCCCGGGGACGCCAACCGCTTCTTCGCGAAGTGGTGGTCGGCGGCCCACGGCGTCTCGGCGCTCTTGATCACCCGACGCATCCGCAACGAACACCCGGTGCTGCCGATCGACGACATCGACGCGTTCCTCGACGAGTACATCCGCGCGACCACCGACGGGCTATTGGGTTGA
- a CDS encoding gamma-glutamylcyclotransferase, whose product MRDRPPSAPLAPGDLRVFAYGSLIWRPGFTPRSHAPAVLRGWSRRFWQASTDHRGVPGAPGRVVTLVQGDAAAHCRGVVYELDPAQADDVLAMLDVRESGGYVRGRAALEHPGGGAFGDAWVWIAHPGNPNWAGPAEDDALAAQIRSAHGPSGANLEYVLELADALAAAGISDEHIASLAALLRVG is encoded by the coding sequence ATGCGCGATCGACCACCGTCCGCACCGCTGGCCCCCGGCGACCTGCGCGTGTTCGCCTACGGCTCGCTGATCTGGCGCCCGGGCTTCACGCCGCGCTCGCACGCGCCCGCCGTGCTGCGCGGCTGGTCGCGTCGCTTCTGGCAGGCCTCGACCGACCACCGTGGCGTGCCCGGGGCCCCGGGTCGCGTGGTCACGCTCGTGCAAGGCGACGCTGCGGCGCACTGCCGCGGCGTCGTGTACGAGCTCGACCCTGCGCAGGCCGACGACGTACTCGCGATGCTCGACGTGCGCGAGAGCGGTGGCTATGTCCGCGGCCGCGCGGCGCTCGAGCACCCCGGCGGCGGTGCGTTCGGCGACGCGTGGGTGTGGATCGCCCATCCCGGCAACCCCAACTGGGCCGGGCCCGCCGAAGATGATGCCCTCGCCGCGCAGATCCGCAGCGCACACGGCCCGAGCGGCGCCAACCTCGAGTACGTGCTCGAGCTGGCCGACGCGCTGGCAGCCGCGGGCATCTCCGACGAGCACATCGCGAGCCTCGCCGCCCTGCTGCGCGTCGGCTGA
- a CDS encoding sigma-70 family RNA polymerase sigma factor, with the protein MTDGDDELLARWRGGDVGAGNQLFLRYFTAVRRFFVNKVPAEEVEDLVQRTFTGCIEARERIREGGSVRSYLFGVAYRQLYKFLRDRAAAARRAEVDFSVSSVRDLGQTPTSMLAQRRRQEILLEALQRVSVDHQTILELCYWEELSGAELAEALDIPAATVRTRLFRGRQALEAAVREIAGAASGDELEHELRELGRPR; encoded by the coding sequence GTGACGGACGGCGACGACGAACTGCTGGCCCGCTGGCGAGGCGGTGACGTCGGCGCTGGCAATCAACTCTTCCTGCGCTACTTCACCGCCGTACGCAGGTTCTTCGTCAACAAGGTCCCGGCCGAGGAGGTCGAGGATCTGGTCCAGCGCACGTTCACGGGCTGCATCGAGGCCCGCGAGCGCATCCGTGAGGGGGGCAGCGTCCGCAGCTATCTCTTCGGCGTGGCGTACCGGCAGCTCTACAAGTTCCTCCGCGACCGCGCGGCCGCAGCTCGTCGCGCGGAGGTCGACTTCTCGGTGTCGAGCGTGCGGGATCTGGGGCAGACGCCGACCTCCATGCTCGCCCAGCGTCGCCGACAGGAGATCCTCTTGGAGGCGCTGCAACGGGTCTCGGTCGATCATCAGACCATCCTCGAGCTGTGCTACTGGGAGGAGCTGAGCGGAGCGGAGCTCGCGGAGGCGCTCGACATCCCCGCCGCGACCGTGCGCACGCGACTGTTCCGCGGCCGTCAGGCGCTCGAGGCCGCGGTCCGCGAGATCGCCGGCGCCGCCTCGGGTGACGAGCTCGAGCACGAGCTCCGCGAACTCGGCCGCCCGCGTTGA
- a CDS encoding serine/threonine protein kinase gives MGASGHEDPTERATPAKASSQDTTVGARLMRDALAQRLFGLETPRGPTCVGRFVLVKCIGEGGMGTVYRAFDPELERWVALKLLRGGADEGARARMMREGQAMARVNHPNVVPVYEVGAVEIDGAPRVFVAMEFVRGVDLAAWMRQHPPGDAARRRVALDLIVQAGRGLAAAHDAGLVHRDFKPANVLVGDDGRVRVADFGLARAEHAVVSDPVFPTGVESAAQGLTQSGTIMGTPAYMAPEQVAGGRVDARADQYSFCVSAWEVLFGRRPHLDETAVGDGRDVEIPPWLRAVLERGAAEEPGDRFSSMTELVDALQRDPTRRRRRIVAATATVGIACAAFVGHRIERGHRCDDATAALDGVWAQPQRDALRQRGETPELPGIPAVVDLLGQAVDAHAQAWSTAAMEICTAARIRGEMADDEYALAVACLDDRLARFEALTDVLVDAGPEQLGAATNLLSRMLAPTDCRDPKRFYRQPPLPDEPALAEQVTAVRRAMVRAAAVRGAGHVPEALAQIDALIERARSLGWAPLLPELMYERGMSVRIASADGDPSTEFSEAYWLALEGGDDTTAARAATELMGLAHSENRLADAAMWGRYAEIFGARAGETVDDHRWRLSGAARVHVARGELEAAEQAAREAVAVMEAHYGEDHPAIAGALSDLGVTLRRRDRLDDAVAVLERAIAIQEQAYGATWYGLALPLTNLGHVLDQLGRYDDARRVLQRALEVTRAHYGPRHLKTLSAAADVATTWMNTGELERAVAEMNEVERAYAGTPDTSPGVLVLQANLSEALLLDGRCAEGLERLRAVEPRFAAVHGERAPQTLRARTRTCVCEAELEPRAAGPAACAEVLGQWFADRPQDDGRFAAQMSVARQTWRRGELEVARDLLESLEQEYERDAQRSAIARQLRARVLVDLGEAEVAVRLSTEAWANIAATAQFQPTLLAQLTLHIEVLRRAGRSAEAEGAIARARALARTERQRENVERAAATP, from the coding sequence ATGGGTGCGTCCGGGCACGAGGACCCCACCGAGCGGGCGACGCCGGCGAAGGCGTCGTCGCAGGACACCACCGTGGGCGCGCGGCTCATGCGGGACGCCCTCGCGCAGCGGCTCTTCGGTCTCGAGACGCCCCGCGGGCCCACCTGCGTGGGCCGCTTCGTGCTCGTGAAGTGCATCGGCGAGGGCGGCATGGGCACGGTCTACCGCGCCTTCGATCCCGAGCTCGAGCGGTGGGTCGCGCTCAAGCTCCTGCGCGGCGGCGCCGACGAGGGCGCACGGGCTCGCATGATGCGCGAGGGGCAGGCGATGGCGCGGGTGAACCACCCGAACGTCGTGCCGGTGTACGAGGTCGGCGCGGTCGAGATCGATGGCGCGCCGCGGGTGTTCGTCGCGATGGAGTTCGTGCGCGGCGTCGATCTCGCGGCGTGGATGCGCCAGCATCCGCCGGGCGACGCGGCGCGTCGGCGTGTGGCACTCGACCTGATCGTGCAGGCCGGCCGCGGGCTCGCAGCTGCCCACGACGCGGGGCTCGTGCATCGCGACTTCAAGCCCGCCAACGTGTTGGTCGGCGACGACGGCCGGGTTCGTGTGGCGGACTTCGGCCTCGCGCGTGCGGAGCACGCCGTCGTCTCGGACCCTGTGTTCCCCACCGGCGTCGAATCAGCTGCACAGGGGCTCACGCAGAGCGGCACGATCATGGGCACGCCGGCCTACATGGCGCCCGAGCAGGTCGCGGGCGGGCGCGTCGACGCGCGGGCCGACCAGTACTCGTTTTGCGTGTCGGCGTGGGAGGTGTTGTTCGGACGGCGTCCCCACCTCGACGAGACTGCGGTGGGCGACGGGCGGGATGTCGAGATCCCCCCGTGGTTGCGGGCCGTGCTCGAGCGCGGCGCGGCCGAGGAGCCGGGCGACCGCTTCTCTTCGATGACGGAGCTCGTCGATGCGCTGCAGCGCGATCCGACTCGTCGGCGTCGCCGCATCGTCGCGGCGACCGCGACCGTCGGCATCGCATGCGCAGCATTCGTCGGCCACCGGATCGAGCGTGGGCATCGCTGCGATGATGCGACAGCGGCGCTCGACGGCGTGTGGGCACAGCCCCAGCGCGATGCACTCCGCCAACGCGGCGAGACGCCCGAGCTCCCGGGCATCCCGGCGGTGGTCGATCTCCTCGGGCAAGCGGTCGATGCCCACGCGCAGGCGTGGTCGACCGCGGCGATGGAGATCTGCACCGCCGCCCGCATCCGTGGCGAGATGGCGGACGACGAGTACGCGCTGGCGGTCGCGTGTCTCGACGACCGGCTCGCGCGTTTCGAGGCGCTCACCGATGTGCTCGTCGACGCCGGGCCAGAGCAGCTCGGCGCCGCGACGAACCTGCTGTCACGGATGCTCGCGCCGACCGATTGCCGCGATCCCAAGCGGTTCTACCGGCAGCCTCCCCTGCCCGACGAGCCGGCGCTGGCCGAGCAGGTGACCGCGGTGCGGCGAGCGATGGTCCGCGCCGCCGCGGTGCGGGGTGCGGGGCACGTTCCAGAGGCGTTGGCGCAGATCGATGCGCTCATCGAACGTGCGCGGTCGCTCGGCTGGGCGCCGCTGCTGCCCGAGCTGATGTACGAGCGCGGCATGTCGGTGAGGATCGCGAGTGCCGACGGCGACCCTTCGACCGAGTTCTCCGAGGCGTACTGGCTCGCGCTCGAGGGCGGTGACGACACGACTGCCGCGAGGGCGGCGACCGAGTTGATGGGGCTGGCACACAGCGAGAACCGCCTCGCCGACGCGGCGATGTGGGGTCGGTACGCGGAGATCTTCGGCGCACGGGCGGGCGAGACGGTCGATGATCATCGTTGGCGCCTCTCGGGTGCGGCCCGCGTCCACGTCGCCCGCGGCGAGCTCGAGGCGGCGGAGCAGGCCGCCCGGGAGGCGGTGGCGGTCATGGAGGCGCACTACGGCGAGGACCATCCAGCCATCGCCGGCGCCTTGAGCGATCTCGGCGTGACGCTGCGGCGGCGTGACCGACTCGACGACGCGGTCGCGGTGCTCGAGCGCGCCATCGCGATCCAGGAGCAGGCTTACGGCGCCACGTGGTACGGCCTCGCGCTACCCCTGACGAACCTCGGGCACGTGCTCGACCAGCTGGGGCGCTACGACGACGCGCGCCGCGTGCTGCAGCGTGCGCTCGAGGTCACCCGAGCGCACTACGGTCCTCGCCACTTGAAGACCCTCAGCGCCGCGGCGGACGTCGCCACCACGTGGATGAACACCGGCGAGCTCGAGCGGGCGGTGGCCGAGATGAATGAGGTCGAGCGGGCGTACGCCGGCACCCCCGACACCAGCCCGGGCGTGTTGGTACTCCAGGCCAACTTGAGCGAAGCATTGCTCCTCGACGGACGTTGCGCCGAGGGTCTCGAGCGCCTGCGCGCCGTCGAGCCGCGCTTCGCGGCGGTCCATGGCGAGCGCGCACCGCAGACACTGCGCGCGCGCACGCGAACATGTGTCTGCGAGGCCGAGCTCGAGCCGCGGGCCGCGGGGCCGGCCGCGTGCGCCGAGGTGCTCGGCCAGTGGTTCGCCGACCGGCCGCAGGACGACGGCCGCTTCGCGGCGCAGATGTCCGTCGCGCGGCAGACCTGGCGGCGGGGTGAGCTCGAGGTCGCGCGCGATTTGCTCGAGTCGCTGGAGCAGGAGTACGAGCGCGACGCGCAGCGGTCGGCCATCGCCCGGCAGCTACGCGCCCGCGTGCTCGTCGACCTCGGCGAGGCCGAGGTCGCGGTGCGGCTGTCGACCGAGGCGTGGGCCAACATCGCCGCCACCGCGCAATTCCAGCCCACGCTGCTGGCGCAGCTCACCCTGCACATCGAGGTGTTGCGGCGCGCGGGTCGTTCCGCCGAGGCCGAGGGTGCGATCGCGCGAGCCCGGGCGCTCGCACGCACCGAGCGTCAGCGCGAGAACGTCGAGCGCGCCGCGGCGACCCCCTGA